The following are encoded in a window of Pseudomonas graminis genomic DNA:
- a CDS encoding lipopolysaccharide biosynthesis protein yields MQTKRSVIRNTALSYAGQAYTLLVGILIMPFYLGHMGAEAYGLIGFFSVLQAWLQLLDAGLSPSLVRAVAHRQGSEGLDRYTGRLLRSFEIIFLPLAGFCCVAMYAGSEWIAVHWLNAQQLSTETLVQCIGLMGIVIALRLFSTLYKSGIQGLEQHAWLNIANVIIATLRYFGGLLLVSTISHDPVHFFEFQALVGLIEAVIFAARAYQQMPTPSPLTGFDWDLVKPIIPFAASMSGTAVLWIVLTQIDKVLLSELLPLNEYGYFSLVALITTGIMMLSNPLAQTLLPRLTVLMAEGRRDDMHQLYLAANRFVCTFLFPLAALIALHADEMVFAWSGDRPAADWSRTILPWYSLGSAIMAVSAFQFYLQYAYGRMHLHVWYSIVSALITVPVMFLAIRGYGAYGAAIAWFVLRVVSFAVWPVIVHQRLAPGIHSQWLRDIIRISVMTGVGLAITEPLLRLIANENRISIFLGLAVSGLLTLLIVAASYKPLVMKISVLFSKPSV; encoded by the coding sequence ATGCAAACCAAGCGCTCAGTCATACGCAACACTGCGTTGAGCTATGCAGGCCAGGCCTACACGCTGCTCGTAGGGATCCTGATCATGCCGTTCTATCTCGGCCACATGGGCGCCGAGGCATACGGGCTGATCGGGTTCTTCTCAGTGCTGCAGGCCTGGCTGCAATTGCTGGATGCGGGGTTGTCGCCAAGTCTGGTCAGGGCAGTGGCGCATCGACAAGGCAGTGAGGGACTGGATCGCTACACAGGCCGCCTGCTGCGCTCGTTCGAAATCATTTTCCTGCCACTGGCGGGGTTCTGCTGCGTGGCGATGTACGCCGGCAGCGAATGGATCGCCGTGCACTGGCTCAATGCTCAGCAATTGTCGACCGAAACGCTGGTGCAGTGCATCGGGCTGATGGGCATCGTCATCGCCCTGCGCCTGTTTTCAACGCTCTATAAAAGCGGGATTCAAGGCCTTGAGCAGCATGCATGGCTGAACATCGCCAACGTTATCATCGCCACGCTGCGCTACTTCGGTGGCCTGCTGCTGGTGAGCACGATTTCCCACGACCCGGTGCACTTCTTCGAATTCCAGGCGCTGGTGGGCCTGATCGAAGCTGTGATCTTCGCGGCCCGTGCCTATCAGCAGATGCCGACGCCATCGCCGCTGACCGGTTTTGACTGGGATCTGGTCAAGCCGATCATCCCGTTCGCGGCGAGCATGTCCGGCACCGCGGTGCTGTGGATCGTGCTGACCCAGATCGACAAGGTGCTGCTCTCCGAGCTGCTGCCGCTCAATGAATATGGTTACTTCTCGCTGGTGGCGCTGATCACCACCGGGATCATGATGCTCTCCAACCCGCTGGCGCAGACGCTGCTGCCCCGCCTCACCGTTTTGATGGCCGAAGGGCGCCGGGACGACATGCATCAGCTGTATCTGGCGGCTAACCGGTTTGTGTGCACGTTCCTGTTCCCGCTCGCGGCGCTGATCGCGCTGCACGCCGACGAAATGGTCTTTGCCTGGTCGGGGGATCGCCCTGCTGCCGACTGGAGCCGAACGATTCTGCCGTGGTACTCGCTGGGCAGCGCCATCATGGCCGTCAGCGCTTTCCAGTTTTACCTGCAATACGCCTACGGGCGCATGCACCTGCATGTCTGGTACAGCATCGTTTCGGCGCTGATCACGGTGCCGGTGATGTTTCTGGCGATTCGTGGCTATGGCGCTTACGGCGCGGCGATCGCCTGGTTCGTGTTGCGCGTCGTGTCCTTCGCCGTCTGGCCGGTCATCGTCCACCAGCGCCTGGCCCCGGGCATTCACAGCCAATGGCTGCGCGACATCATCCGCATCAGCGTGATGACCGGCGTGGGCCTTGCGATCACCGAGCCCTTGCTACGCCTGATCGCCAATGAAAACCGCATCAGCATCTTCTTGGGTCTGGCCGTCAGCGGCCTGCTCACGCTGCTGATTGTGGCCGCCAGCTACAAGCCGCTAGTCATGAAGATTTCCGTTCTGTTCAGCAAACCCAGTGTTTAA
- a CDS encoding DegT/DnrJ/EryC1/StrS family aminotransferase produces the protein MINVTKTYLGDIDKFKGYVEGIYARGWLTNHGPLVCELEQRLKEYLGVKHVILTNNGTLALQVAYRALGLSGSAVTTPFSFVATSSSLQWEGIRPIFADIDAQTWNISPDHIESRIVSDTTAIVGTHVFGNPCAVERIEEIARRRNLKVVYDGAHAFAVRHAGQSVLNWGDISTLSFHATKLFHTIEGGAIITNDDETARRVHLLCNFGIVDVDKIEGIGINAKLNEFSAAMGLCILDDIENILQERAEIADRYTTRLGDYVDLQRPENNSQLNHSYYPIALSDEQQLLRLRSALNTNGINPRRYFYPSLDTLEYLQPQAAQTASRSLSERVLCLPIYPGLLRDDQDRVISTVIAETSGAHSPYRVPSLAQVM, from the coding sequence ATGATCAACGTCACCAAGACTTACCTGGGCGATATCGACAAGTTCAAGGGCTACGTCGAGGGCATTTATGCGCGCGGCTGGCTGACCAACCACGGGCCGCTGGTGTGCGAGCTCGAACAACGCCTGAAAGAATATCTGGGCGTCAAACACGTCATCCTCACCAACAACGGCACCCTCGCCCTGCAGGTCGCTTATCGCGCGCTGGGCCTGAGCGGCAGCGCAGTGACCACGCCGTTCAGCTTCGTCGCGACCAGCAGTTCGCTGCAGTGGGAAGGCATTCGACCGATCTTCGCTGACATCGACGCCCAGACCTGGAACATCTCGCCCGACCACATCGAAAGCCGCATCGTCTCCGACACCACTGCCATTGTCGGCACCCACGTGTTCGGCAATCCGTGCGCTGTCGAGCGCATCGAAGAGATCGCCCGTCGGCGCAATCTGAAAGTCGTGTACGACGGCGCCCATGCCTTCGCCGTGCGCCACGCTGGCCAGTCGGTGCTCAACTGGGGCGACATCAGCACCCTGAGCTTCCACGCCACCAAGCTGTTTCACACCATCGAAGGCGGCGCGATCATCACCAACGATGACGAAACAGCGCGCCGGGTTCACCTGCTGTGCAACTTCGGCATCGTTGACGTCGACAAGATCGAAGGCATCGGCATCAACGCCAAGCTCAACGAATTCTCCGCCGCGATGGGCCTGTGCATTCTCGACGACATCGAGAACATTCTTCAGGAACGTGCCGAAATCGCTGACCGCTACACCACCCGCCTGGGCGATTACGTCGACCTGCAGCGGCCGGAAAACAACAGCCAGCTCAATCACAGCTATTACCCAATCGCCCTGAGCGACGAACAGCAACTGCTGCGTTTGCGTTCAGCGCTGAACACCAACGGGATCAACCCGCGTCGTTACTTCTATCCCTCGCTGGACACCCTTGAGTACTTGCAGCCGCAAGCGGCACAAACCGCTTCGCGTTCATTGAGCGAGCGCGTGCTGTGTCTGCCGATTTACCCAGGCCTGCTGCGCGACGATCAGGACCGCGTGATCAGCACGGTGATCGCCGAAACCAGCGGCGCCCACTCGCCCTACCGTGTGCCGTCCCTCGCGCAGGTCATGTAA